The Bombus terrestris chromosome 4, iyBomTerr1.2, whole genome shotgun sequence genome has a window encoding:
- the LOC105665670 gene encoding uncharacterized protein LOC105665670: protein MLGLIFRGVFLIGILTWYSTSVWKMIDSYFRDQFRSYLEEEYRKNPRMRSDIQADSVDKTNSAVTTPHPDPTVEPSREILEAVETIARAVEAAENDSVETNGEPQVTGGTSENEAAAGGSTDKNAFLGTVAESELKRRKSTENEQDSRQPINHDDRDLERHENDDRHRSVSQVSKSTVKRIRYDRKPAMSRDILREKQLPKRRNVKTITFSEKDFKSVISNHVSNDDFWEFEEDADEKEPLEGILVSELPFKPRADIGDLDRVTADEYCPLSLEDEASCDETFKWP from the coding sequence ATGCTGGGATTGATCTTTCGCGGTGTGTTTCTCATTGGTATACTCACCTGGTACAGCACCAGCGTGTGGAAAATGATCGACAGTTACTTCAGAGATCAGTTCCGCAGCTACTTGGAGGAAGAGTATCGAAAGAATCCGCGAATGAGGTCCGACATACAAGCTGACTCGGTCGATAAGACCAATTCCGCGGTTACCACGCCACACCCCGATCCGACGGTGGAGCCATCGCGGGAGATTCTCGAAGCTGTCGAAACGATTGCGCGTGCGGTCGAAGCTGCAGAAAATGATTCCGTGGAAACGAATGGGGAGCCACAGGTGACAGGTGGCACCAGTGAAAACGAGGCCGCCGCAGGGGGATCTACCGATAAAAATGCATTCCTGGGAACTGTCGCGGAATCGGAGCTGAAAAGAAGGAAGTCGACCGAGAATGAACAGGATTCTCGACAACCTATTAATCACGACGACCGTGACCTCGAACGTCACGAGAACGACGATCGTCATCGATCAGTCTCCCAAGTGTCTAAGAGCACGGTTAAGAGAATCAGATACGACAGGAAGCCGGCCATGTCTAGGGACATTTTACGCGAGAAGCAATTACCCAAAAGACGAAACGTGAAGACCATCACGTTCAGCGAGAAGGATTTTAAGTCGGTCATCAGCAATCATGTTTCCAATGATGATTTTTGGGAGTTCGAGGAGGATGCAGATGAAAAAGAACCACTAGAAGGTATTTTGGTTTCCGAGCTACCGTTCAAACCTAGAGCGGATATAGGGGATTTGGACAGGGTCACTGCTGATGAATACTGTCCCTTGAGCTTGGAAGACGAAGCGTCTTGCGATGAAACGTTCAAATGGCCTTGA